Proteins encoded in a region of the Thunnus maccoyii chromosome 4, fThuMac1.1, whole genome shotgun sequence genome:
- the LOC121895893 gene encoding 60S ribosomal protein L22 isoform X1, with protein MAPIQKKQNTGKGGKKKKQVLKFTLDCTHPVEDGIMDAANFEQFLQERIKVNGKAGNLGGGVVSIERSKSKITVSSEVPFSKRYLKYLTKKYLKKNNLRDWLRVVANTKESYELRYFQINQDEEEEEDED; from the exons ATGGCGCCTATT cagaagaagcagaacaCCGGCAAAGGTggtaagaagaagaagcaggtcCTGAAATTCACACTGGACTGCACCCATCCTGTTGAAGATGGCATCATGGACGCTGCCAACTTT GAGCAGTTCCTTCAGGAGCGCATCAAGGTGAACGGGAAAGCTGGCAACCTGGGTGGCGGTGTCGTCTCTATCGAGAGGAGCAAGAGCAAGATCACCGTGTCCTCTGAAGTGCCCTTCTCTAAAAG ATACCTGAAGTATCTGACCAAGAAGTACCTGAAGAAGAACAATCTTCGTGACTGGCTGCGCGTCGTGGCCAACACCAAGGAGAGCTACGAGCTCCGCTACTTCCAGATCAAccaggatgaagaggaggaggaagatgaggattAA
- the LOC121895893 gene encoding 60S ribosomal protein L22 isoform X2, which yields MAPIKKQNTGKGGKKKKQVLKFTLDCTHPVEDGIMDAANFEQFLQERIKVNGKAGNLGGGVVSIERSKSKITVSSEVPFSKRYLKYLTKKYLKKNNLRDWLRVVANTKESYELRYFQINQDEEEEEDED from the exons ATGGCGCCTATT aagaagcagaacaCCGGCAAAGGTggtaagaagaagaagcaggtcCTGAAATTCACACTGGACTGCACCCATCCTGTTGAAGATGGCATCATGGACGCTGCCAACTTT GAGCAGTTCCTTCAGGAGCGCATCAAGGTGAACGGGAAAGCTGGCAACCTGGGTGGCGGTGTCGTCTCTATCGAGAGGAGCAAGAGCAAGATCACCGTGTCCTCTGAAGTGCCCTTCTCTAAAAG ATACCTGAAGTATCTGACCAAGAAGTACCTGAAGAAGAACAATCTTCGTGACTGGCTGCGCGTCGTGGCCAACACCAAGGAGAGCTACGAGCTCCGCTACTTCCAGATCAAccaggatgaagaggaggaggaagatgaggattAA
- the icmt gene encoding protein-S-isoprenylcysteine O-methyltransferase isoform X2 — protein MCSLSFFHYSEYLVTAIINPRSLSLDSFLLNHSVEYTLAAVSSWVEFTVEKLTVPELKQLSWLSLVGLLMVLCGEGLRKAAMLTAGSNFNHIVQNEKAQSHVLVTDGVYSYFRHPSYVGWFYWSIGTQVLLCNPVCILGYTIASWRFFRERIEEEELSLIHFFAEDYVEYKKKVPTGLPFISGIRVN, from the exons ATGTGCTCGCTGTCATTCTTCCATTACTCTGAGTACCTGGTGACGGCCATCATTAACCCTCGTAGTCTGTCACTGGACTCGTTCCTGCTCAACCACAGTGTGGAGTACACCCTGGCTGCTGTCTCATCATGGGTGGAGTTCACTGTGGAGAAGCTCACAGTTCCAG AGCTGAAGCAGCTGAGCTGGTTGAGCTTGGTGGGTCTGCTCATGGTGCTGTGTGGCGAGGGCCTGCGCAAGGCAGCCATGTTGACGGCCGGCTCCAACTTCAACCACATCGTCCAAAATGAGAAGGCCCAGAGCCACGTCTTGGTGACCGACGGAGTCTACTCCTACTTCAGACACCCCTCCTACGTGGGCTGGTTCTACTGGAGCATAGGAACCCAG GTCTTGCTGTGTAACCCGGTGTGTATACTGGGATACACGATAGCCAGCTGGCGGTTCTTCCGGGAGCGGATCGAGGAAGAGGAGCTGTCCCTCATCCATTTCTTTGCAGAGGACTATGTGGAGTACAAGAAGAAGGTTCCCACTGGGCTACCCTTCATCTCAGGAATCCGCGTCAACTAG
- the icmt gene encoding protein-S-isoprenylcysteine O-methyltransferase isoform X1 yields MAGSKLVLEGRVSIKSFILGLSVVVIPLIRTCFGHLDWVFDYLTETPGKIAIIIYIAVINGLLLITYRGPLYKVAVRACFLGVTFGCGLVISCSETTWTHFGWYMCSLSFFHYSEYLVTAIINPRSLSLDSFLLNHSVEYTLAAVSSWVEFTVEKLTVPELKQLSWLSLVGLLMVLCGEGLRKAAMLTAGSNFNHIVQNEKAQSHVLVTDGVYSYFRHPSYVGWFYWSIGTQVLLCNPVCILGYTIASWRFFRERIEEEELSLIHFFAEDYVEYKKKVPTGLPFISGIRVN; encoded by the exons ATGGCAGGCAGTAAGTTGGTGCTAGAAGGAAGAGTAAGTATAAAAAGCTTTATATTAGGGCTCAGCGTGGTCGTAATCCCATTGATCAGAACCTGCTTTGGACATCTTGACTGGGTCTTTGATTATCTGACAGAAACTCCAGGGAAAATAGCCATTATTATCTACATTGCGGTTATCAACGGCCTCTTGCTCATCACATACAGGGGACCTCTGTACAAG GTTGCTGTGAGAGCCTGCTTTCTGGGAGTTACTTTCGGCTGTGGCTTAGTTATAAGCTGCTCTGAAACCACCTGGACACACTTTGGCTG GTACATGTGCTCGCTGTCATTCTTCCATTACTCTGAGTACCTGGTGACGGCCATCATTAACCCTCGTAGTCTGTCACTGGACTCGTTCCTGCTCAACCACAGTGTGGAGTACACCCTGGCTGCTGTCTCATCATGGGTGGAGTTCACTGTGGAGAAGCTCACAGTTCCAG AGCTGAAGCAGCTGAGCTGGTTGAGCTTGGTGGGTCTGCTCATGGTGCTGTGTGGCGAGGGCCTGCGCAAGGCAGCCATGTTGACGGCCGGCTCCAACTTCAACCACATCGTCCAAAATGAGAAGGCCCAGAGCCACGTCTTGGTGACCGACGGAGTCTACTCCTACTTCAGACACCCCTCCTACGTGGGCTGGTTCTACTGGAGCATAGGAACCCAG GTCTTGCTGTGTAACCCGGTGTGTATACTGGGATACACGATAGCCAGCTGGCGGTTCTTCCGGGAGCGGATCGAGGAAGAGGAGCTGTCCCTCATCCATTTCTTTGCAGAGGACTATGTGGAGTACAAGAAGAAGGTTCCCACTGGGCTACCCTTCATCTCAGGAATCCGCGTCAACTAG